CCTTTAGCTGACCAATACTAATAAGTCGAAGTTTTAACCTTGAATTTACTATATAGTTTTGAATGTTCCATTAAAAGAAGTTAATAATGCTTGGTGAGAAGAGCTACGGGGGTACACCCAGAAACATTCCGAACCTGGAAGTTAAGCCCGTAAACGCTGAAAGTACTTGGAGGGAAGCCTCCTGGGAGGATAGGAACTTGCCAAGCTCTCAATAAGAGTGCTTCCTTAGCTCAGTCGGTAGAGCATGCGGCTGTTAACCGCAGTGTCAATGGTTCGAGTCCATTAGGAAGCGCCATTTTTTTATTTTTTGTAAATTATTTTACCTTGACATTTTATAGGAATTATGATAAAATACTAAAGTTAATTCGATATTCCGCTTTAATAGCAAATAAATTAAATGAATATCTTTAGGAGGAGAATAAATGAAAGAAAAATTAATTCAATTAGTAGAGCAAAGCTACTTAAGAAACGACATTCCTGAATTCAAAGCTGGAGATACTATTGCAGTATACTACAAAGTTGTAGAAGGAAACAAAGAAAGAGTTCAATTATTCGAAGGAGTAGTTATTAGAGTAAATGGTGGAGGAATTGCAAAAACTTTCACAATAAGAAAAGTAACTGCTGGTGTAGGAGTAGAAAGAATAATCCCTGTAAACTCTCCAATGATTGATAAAATCGAAGTATTAAAAGTTGGAAGAGTAAGAAGATCTAAACTTTACTACTTAAGAGGACTTTCTGGTAAAAAAGCAAGAATCAAAGAAATCAGAAAATAATTTTTTAGGAGATGGAAATTTCCATCTCCTTTTTCTTTTTCTAGCTAAAATAATTAAAATATTATATAATTAATATATAATAATTATAAAAAGTAAAAGGAGAGTAAGATGAATAATAATAATTACTATGAAAAACTAGAAAATAATTTTTCAGAATTTTTAAATAATTT
This DNA window, taken from Fusobacterium mortiferum ATCC 9817, encodes the following:
- the rplS gene encoding 50S ribosomal protein L19, coding for MKEKLIQLVEQSYLRNDIPEFKAGDTIAVYYKVVEGNKERVQLFEGVVIRVNGGGIAKTFTIRKVTAGVGVERIIPVNSPMIDKIEVLKVGRVRRSKLYYLRGLSGKKARIKEIRK